A segment of the Sphingomonas kaistensis genome:
GGATGCGTTCAGCCGTTTCGAGCTGCTCGAGCGCCGCGCCGACTTCGCCGAAGGCCGCGCCGAAGCGCTGGGCATGACCGGGCCGAAGAGCCTGGAAGAAGAGATCGCCGACCTCCGCGCCGAGGAGCAGGTCGACAAGGAATTGGAAGCGCTCAAGGCGCGCCTCGCGAACAAGGGGGAATGATTGGTGGAAGACGTACTGATCCCAGTACTGATCGTCGGCATGCTGTTTATTGGCCTGCCATGGCTGATCATGCACTACGTCACGCGCTGGAAGACTGCAGCCACGCTGACCGGTGGTGACGAACGCTTGCTGGAGGAATTGCACGACCTGGCTCGCCGGCTGGACGACCGGATGTGCTCGATCGAGCGCATCATGACCGCCGAAAATCCCAATTGGCGCCAGCAATGCGCGCCCGAGCAGCAGGCGCTCCCGTCGCGCAGCGCAGACCTCGATATCGACGCCGAATTCGCTCGCCTGTCCGAGCGGAGCCGGACCCGGGAGGTGCGCTGACATGGCTACCCAGCCGCCGACCCGCACCCGCTTCTACAAGGACAAGCGCAACGGCAAGGTGATGGGCGTCTGCGCCGGCATCGCCGACTATACCGGGCTCGATGTCCTGGTCGTCCGGATCATGATGTTTATGGCGATCTGGCTTTCCGGTTTCGCGGTCCTGCCCTTCTACTTCGTGCTCGGAATGATCGCCGAGGATCGTCCGCGCGAACTCAGCAACGACAGTCCCGAGGACAAGCGTTTCTGGCAGCAGGTCCGGGTCTCCCCGACCCGCACCGCGCGCGACATCCGCATGAACCTGAAGGCGATCGACCGCCGCCTGGCCGACGTCGAAAGCTATGTCCTCACGAACAACCGCAGTCTCGCTCGCGAAATCGAGGAACTGCGCTAGTATCCCTCTCACATTGCAAGAGGTTCTCGAGTCATGTCGCCACTTATGATCCCGATCATCGGCATGATGATCCCCATCATCGCCATTCTCGCCAAGGTCTACATGCGATCGATGGAGATGAAGGAGCGGCAGCTTACCGCCAT
Coding sequences within it:
- the pspB gene encoding envelope stress response membrane protein PspB, with translation MEDVLIPVLIVGMLFIGLPWLIMHYVTRWKTAATLTGGDERLLEELHDLARRLDDRMCSIERIMTAENPNWRQQCAPEQQALPSRSADLDIDAEFARLSERSRTREVR
- the pspC gene encoding envelope stress response membrane protein PspC, whose protein sequence is MATQPPTRTRFYKDKRNGKVMGVCAGIADYTGLDVLVVRIMMFMAIWLSGFAVLPFYFVLGMIAEDRPRELSNDSPEDKRFWQQVRVSPTRTARDIRMNLKAIDRRLADVESYVLTNNRSLAREIEELR